The Grimontia kaedaensis genome has a window encoding:
- a CDS encoding DUF1415 domain-containing protein produces MTMTASFSKNLVEQQTTEWLEKVVIGLNLCPFAAKPQRNKQIKIAVVEGQDDQEVMESIITELTLLEKSDVADLETTIVVTPNHFLDFDDYNQFLDVADMLIDQFGWRGIYQIASFHPEYCFADVEPEDDSNLTNRSPFPMFHLIREASIEKALKHYGGDAEDIPQINIDRVCSLSSEERKALFPYLFKAH; encoded by the coding sequence TTTCCAAAAACCTCGTCGAGCAACAAACCACAGAATGGCTCGAAAAAGTCGTCATTGGCTTAAATCTCTGCCCTTTCGCGGCCAAACCGCAACGTAACAAACAAATCAAAATTGCTGTGGTTGAAGGTCAGGATGATCAGGAAGTGATGGAAAGCATCATCACAGAGTTAACGTTGCTGGAAAAAAGCGACGTGGCGGATTTAGAAACCACCATCGTGGTCACTCCGAATCACTTTCTGGACTTTGATGATTACAACCAGTTTTTGGATGTCGCAGATATGCTGATTGATCAGTTTGGCTGGCGCGGTATTTACCAGATTGCGAGTTTCCATCCCGAGTATTGCTTTGCGGATGTTGAACCAGAAGATGACAGCAACCTGACCAACCGTTCACCGTTCCCGATGTTTCACCTGATCCGTGAGGCCAGCATTGAAAAAGCGCTGAAGCACTACGGCGGGGACGCGGAAGATATCCCTCAAATCAATATCGACCGCGTTTGCAGTTTGTCCTCAGAAGAGAGAAAAGCGCTGTTTCCTTATCTTTTTAAGGCGCACTGA
- a CDS encoding fumarylacetoacetate hydrolase family protein produces the protein MYSHRWFNEQEAELPTGKAVCIGRNYVEHAKELNNPIPDEPVLFIKPATSIVGTDSELALSERLAPIHYEAELSVLISKPLTKATPEDVLEAIAGVGVALDLTRREAQSKLKEKGLPWELAKAFDGSCVQSPFVPFEGFNLSATTYGLDINGRPTQCGDTSLMINPVVDLICHITQYFTLAPGDIVLTGTPKGVGKLADGDALTLTLADEVLAEFSCISAP, from the coding sequence ATGTATTCACACCGATGGTTCAATGAGCAAGAAGCGGAGCTACCAACAGGCAAGGCAGTTTGTATCGGACGAAACTATGTTGAGCATGCCAAAGAGCTCAATAACCCCATCCCTGATGAGCCTGTGCTGTTTATCAAACCAGCAACGTCAATTGTCGGCACTGATTCCGAGCTTGCGTTGAGTGAACGTCTTGCGCCGATCCACTATGAGGCTGAGTTATCAGTATTAATCAGCAAGCCATTGACCAAGGCAACACCGGAAGACGTGTTGGAAGCGATCGCTGGTGTTGGGGTTGCGCTTGATTTGACGCGCCGCGAAGCCCAGAGCAAATTGAAAGAGAAAGGCTTACCTTGGGAGCTGGCAAAAGCTTTTGATGGCAGCTGCGTGCAAAGTCCGTTTGTGCCGTTTGAGGGCTTCAATCTTTCCGCAACAACTTACGGCTTAGACATCAATGGCAGGCCAACTCAGTGCGGTGATACCAGTTTGATGATTAACCCTGTGGTCGATTTGATCTGTCATATCACCCAGTACTTTACGTTGGCACCGGGTGATATTGTGCTGACAGGCACACCAAAGGGCGTGGGTAAACTCGCTGACGGTGATGCGTTAACGCTGACGTTAGCAGATGAAGTTTTGGCAGAATTTAGTTGTATCAGTGCGCCTTAA
- the yieH gene encoding 6-phosphogluconate phosphatase, producing MNSFDFDVPVSCVIFDCDGTLVDSEVLSQMAIVEIFSNYGVKLDLQECLDNFQGGKLADVLIQTCERYNLKISIDELEHLYRNKCSELFSDHLDPVDGVPELLDNLKDVGIDVCVASNGPVNKMEMSLEMTGLLHHFRDHLYSAFDANSWKPAPDLLHYAAMNMAALTQECLFIDDTLMGVEAGINAGMRTVYFNPGNKEDVDHPLVISVGSMKELQALMERLPLSDCWA from the coding sequence ATGAATTCCTTTGACTTTGATGTCCCTGTTTCTTGCGTGATTTTTGACTGTGACGGTACCTTGGTCGACAGCGAAGTGCTGTCCCAGATGGCGATTGTCGAGATTTTCTCAAATTACGGCGTGAAACTGGATTTGCAGGAATGTCTTGATAATTTTCAGGGTGGCAAACTGGCGGATGTCCTCATTCAGACCTGCGAGCGCTATAACCTGAAAATCTCCATTGATGAATTGGAACACCTTTACCGTAATAAATGTTCGGAGTTGTTCTCAGACCATCTCGATCCTGTGGATGGGGTTCCTGAACTGCTTGATAACCTTAAAGATGTCGGTATCGATGTGTGTGTGGCGTCCAACGGGCCGGTCAACAAAATGGAAATGTCTCTAGAAATGACGGGGTTACTGCATCATTTCCGTGATCATCTTTACAGCGCTTTTGATGCCAACAGTTGGAAACCTGCCCCCGATCTTCTCCACTACGCTGCCATGAATATGGCCGCGCTCACTCAGGAATGTTTGTTTATTGATGACACTCTTATGGGCGTTGAAGCGGGTATTAACGCGGGAATGCGTACTGTCTATTTCAACCCTGGAAACAAAGAGGATGTCGACCATCCCTTGGTTATATCAGTCGGCTCGATGAAAGAGCTGCAGGCGTTGATGGAACGTCTGCCTCTGTCTGACTGTTGGGCTTAG
- the putP gene encoding sodium/proline symporter PutP, with amino-acid sequence MIENSFAISATFIVYLILMLAIGVYAYKRTSNSEDYFLGGRSLGPWPAALSAGASDMSGWLLLGLPGYAYAAGIESLWLAGGLLAGTYLNWLVCAKRLRTYSIEVDNALTIPEFLSRRFEDNSKLLQTISAFFILLFFLFYTSSGLVAGGKLFETVFGLEYTTAVVIGTVCVVSYTLFGGFLAVSWTDLVQGLLMAAALMIVPIAILDGSFTVLPAALEAKNPELLTLWQDVSGQPLTVVAILSLVAWGLGYFGQPHILARFQATRTNADINTARRIAVGWSAVSMAGAILIGLVGILYVDQHLGGELADGETIFMYLVNAAFHPVIAGILLAAILAAVMSTADSQLLVSSSALAEDFYKQVFRPDASTKEVVMVGRFAVVGISIIALALAMNPESSVLGLVSYAWAGFGAAFGPALLLSLFWKDMNRNGALAGVIVGGVTVVVWKQLTGGIFDLYEIVPGFILAGVAIIAVSKMTGGAEDTVMQKFDDYEQSLKTLP; translated from the coding sequence ATGATTGAAAACAGCTTTGCAATCAGCGCCACGTTTATCGTGTACCTGATTCTTATGCTTGCAATCGGCGTATACGCTTACAAACGCACTTCAAACTCAGAAGACTACTTCCTTGGTGGGCGTTCACTGGGGCCTTGGCCAGCGGCATTATCTGCCGGTGCATCAGACATGAGTGGCTGGCTGCTACTTGGTCTGCCGGGCTATGCCTATGCAGCAGGCATCGAGTCACTTTGGCTTGCTGGAGGTTTGTTAGCAGGTACTTACTTAAACTGGCTGGTATGTGCCAAGCGCCTTCGTACCTACAGTATTGAAGTCGATAATGCTCTGACCATCCCTGAGTTCCTGTCTCGCCGTTTTGAAGATAATTCGAAACTGCTGCAGACCATTTCTGCCTTCTTTATCTTGCTGTTTTTCCTTTTCTACACCAGCTCTGGCTTGGTAGCAGGCGGTAAATTGTTCGAGACGGTCTTTGGCCTTGAGTACACCACTGCAGTGGTCATCGGTACCGTGTGCGTGGTTTCCTACACCCTGTTTGGTGGCTTTCTTGCGGTATCCTGGACTGATCTGGTTCAAGGGTTGCTGATGGCTGCAGCACTGATGATTGTGCCTATCGCCATCTTGGATGGCTCGTTCACTGTTCTGCCAGCAGCACTGGAAGCGAAGAACCCTGAACTTCTAACGTTGTGGCAAGATGTGAGTGGTCAGCCGTTGACAGTGGTGGCTATCTTGTCGCTGGTGGCATGGGGTCTAGGTTACTTTGGCCAACCGCACATTCTTGCGCGTTTCCAAGCGACCCGTACCAATGCAGATATCAATACAGCACGTCGTATTGCCGTGGGTTGGAGTGCTGTCTCTATGGCAGGTGCAATCCTGATTGGTCTAGTGGGTATCCTGTATGTTGACCAACACCTTGGCGGTGAACTGGCCGATGGTGAAACCATCTTCATGTACTTGGTAAACGCAGCGTTCCACCCAGTGATTGCGGGTATCCTTCTAGCGGCTATTCTGGCGGCGGTGATGAGTACAGCGGATTCCCAGTTGCTGGTATCTTCATCTGCACTGGCTGAAGATTTCTACAAGCAGGTTTTCCGTCCAGATGCGTCAACCAAAGAAGTTGTGATGGTGGGGCGTTTCGCAGTAGTGGGTATTTCCATCATTGCATTGGCACTGGCGATGAACCCAGAAAGCTCCGTGTTGGGTCTGGTTTCCTACGCGTGGGCTGGCTTCGGCGCCGCTTTCGGTCCTGCATTGCTGCTTAGCCTGTTCTGGAAAGACATGAACCGCAATGGTGCGCTGGCTGGCGTTATCGTCGGTGGTGTGACGGTTGTAGTATGGAAGCAACTGACTGGCGGTATTTTTGATCTGTATGAAATCGTCCCTGGCTTTATCCTGGCAGGTGTTGCCATCATTGCTGTAAGCAAGATGACAGGCGGCGCGGAAGACACAGTCATGCAAAAATTTGACGATTATGAGCAAAGCCTTAAGACCTTGCCATAA
- a CDS encoding delta 1-pyrroline-5-carboxylate dehydrogenase — translation MSKVIGTQAMNEVLTLAAQSQAVWEEWNNLGVLERVSLLSNWADNVGQRGGDFEAAADLIRFHLNQAEALLAPVHDMPGPTGETNELYTAGRGLFLVTGDESLSVVALAGQLTAALVAGNCALLSVPTSLKHEAEALIGDLLKASVPNRLVSLLNGETTEDAIVSAPICGVAAVANSATLIAMNRKLAARDGVLVQFVAEDNATQLPLVASPTYLLRFITERTRTINVTAVGGNATLLELGSGEH, via the coding sequence ATGAGCAAGGTAATAGGGACGCAAGCAATGAATGAAGTATTGACGCTGGCGGCGCAAAGCCAAGCTGTTTGGGAAGAGTGGAATAATCTGGGTGTGTTGGAGCGCGTGTCGCTGCTCAGCAATTGGGCAGACAATGTAGGGCAACGTGGCGGTGATTTTGAGGCTGCAGCTGACCTCATTCGCTTCCACCTTAACCAAGCAGAAGCCCTGCTTGCACCTGTCCACGACATGCCTGGTCCAACGGGTGAAACCAACGAGCTTTATACCGCGGGCCGCGGACTGTTTCTGGTGACAGGCGATGAGTCTTTGTCTGTCGTTGCGTTGGCAGGCCAATTGACGGCCGCGTTGGTTGCAGGTAATTGCGCGCTGTTGTCAGTACCAACATCGTTGAAACATGAAGCTGAGGCGCTTATTGGCGATTTGCTGAAAGCCAGTGTACCAAACCGACTTGTTTCGCTGCTTAATGGCGAGACAACGGAAGATGCCATTGTCTCTGCACCGATTTGTGGTGTGGCTGCGGTGGCGAACTCAGCAACCTTGATTGCTATGAACCGAAAACTGGCAGCCCGAGACGGTGTGTTGGTGCAGTTTGTTGCTGAAGACAACGCAACCCAATTACCTCTTGTCGCTTCGCCAACCTATCTACTCCGCTTTATTACCGAGCGGACGAGAACCATAAACGTCACTGCGGTAGGGGGCAATGCCACCCTACTGGAACTTGGTAGTGGCGAACATTAA